gaaaaaaggctgTACAACCTTTAAAAAAGGAATTAAcgtatatatcaaacataacattgacaatatatcaaaaataaaataaaataaaatcccaatatacaagctccacttagtccttaaccatgggtaaaagggaaagaacaaagtggtaaacaaaaataattccaCTGCTTACCCTACTCTAACATACTTGTTTGCATTCACCAGATCAATATTAATGCCAGGACAGTTCGctgaaaggtttgtgtgtgtagcggtGAGGTGCAGTGAAGTGTAGCTTGTGTGTAAATAAAGCCTTGGGCTCTTCCTCGGCCTgggcttgtttgttttgatggttGAGTTCCCAACATGCTTTGGGTGGGACAAGGTTAAGGGCCCCCGGCACCGGTCCCCACCCTATCACACCTGACTGAACCgtccccaccctcacacacctgaCTGAACTCGTCCGGTGTTGAGTACAGTGTAgttatgagagagaaaaaaatggggTATTCCTGGATTATCTTCTAAGTTTTAAAGTATGAAATTTGTATTCAAAAgtattaaaaaatatatgtataacaGAAAAATGGCTTTGATCATTGGTATAACAGAAATCTCAAGACAATCACAATATAACAAAAACAGTTTTGAGCTACAACTcattcctcttctccctctcccctcttttccctttcccctcttctccctctcccctcttctccctctccccctatTCTACCTCTCCCCTGGCCCTGCTCTCACTCCCACCCCAACGccaaggaggaagagggggatgaaggTGCGGAAGTCGGCTGGAGGAAGCTGGAAGACGTTCTTTGCCATCGGAAAACCAGCTGGGTCAGGGCGCCGCAAGCCCATGAGGATCAGCTCCCTGTTCCAGCCGGCCACCTCTCACGCTGGTACAAACACGTGTTCTATCTTATTCTCACGGTGGTAAAACACATGATCTATCTTATTCTCACGCTGGTACAAACACATCTGCAATCTTATTCTCTTGTTACAGCAGCAACGCTGGCCAAGGCTCTCTGTAGAAAGACAAGTTAGTCtcattacagaaaaaaaaagaaaatgcttaaTTTATACATTTCTTTTCTCACTGGGTCGTTTGAGGCTTTTGCCACAATTCAACCGATTCAACACGCGGCACTCATTTAGCCGTAGATGAAGTTTTCATACCTTAGTAGTTTATTCCTCTTTTGTCACAGACTGGGTGTTTGCTCTCAAACTGCAGGGAGAGATCACAACAAACAAGAAtttcatttctttgtgtgttctctgtgtgatgTGCATATGCCAGTCACGCACTACCAAGCCAGGGACTGTGGAGAGACCGATGTTAAAGTCTTGTTCACCGGACAGGCCGTCTGTCTTACTGCTGCTGTTCTCTTTCCCAGGGGTCCGTGTGGATAGTGTGACGCTGCGCTCAGCCAAGAGTGAGGAGTCCCTGTCATCCCAGCACAGTGGCGCAGGTAAGATGGCACCCAGATATTATTACCTATAAACCATGGACTTCTGTTGGTAACTTAAGCTCAGCTTGCACCGGACACAGTTTGGACCATCTTGATACCCACATTTATCCCAGATAGAAGCTGTCTTGAGCTCATTGGGAGACAGACGGGAGGTTAAGTGCAAGTGTTGGGGAATTTCCcgtgattttagtttttttatctTCCACACTTGCTGCCTCTCTTTATTCCTTTTCTGTCATTTTTCTCTTTCCGTCTCCCTTCCTTTTctatccctcccctctccattatgtatttttctctctctccctcccgctgcACATCTCCCACCCTTATTGTGTTCTTCCCCCTCTgtttgcccctctctccctcctgcccacCCTTATTGTGTTCTTCCCCCTCTGTTACCCCCtcgttcccccctctctcaggtcCAGGTAAGCTGCAGCGTTTGCGGCGTCCTCGCTCCAGCAGTGACGGACTCTCTCTGGCCGCCTCCTTGGACCCTCAGCTGCTCCCCCAGCGGCCTCCCTCCCGCCTGCCCAGCAGCCGCTCTTACGACAGCCTCCTGCCCGAGGAGCGCCGCCGCGTcgcagagcaggaggaggaggaggaagaggacgaagacgatggagaggaggaggatgaggatgccGTCTACATGCTGCCTGACTTCTCACAGGACCCGGCCGCCGCCTGGATGGCCGAGGACGTCATCGACTTCAGCCCCACCTTCCTGGAGGACGGACCGGTGGGGTTAGGGGGCGGGGCCTCTGCcgtgggtggagggagagagtccCCGCCTgcggccacgccccctccctaCCGCTGCCTTAGCCACCAGGGCCACTCCCACTCCAGCAGCCAGCGCTCCGTCACCGAGGACCCGGACTCCGTCCTCAACCAGTCGGAGGCCGGCCCCCGCAGGAGCTTGATCCTGGCGGCGACGGCTCCTCAGACACAGGTGTACTGCCAGCACAGGCCctctgccgccgccgccggccCCACGCACTTAGCCGAGCCTGGCGGGAGCCCCTCCCACAGCCAGACCCCCTCTGCTGCAGGCTCAGCCCCCACtgccccgccccctcaggagagGCGCTCCTTTACCAGGAAGATGGTGCACGCCCTCTCGCCCAAAGCCCCCAAATCCCCCCCGCTGGACATCTCAGACCCCATCGCCATCAGCGTGCCTGCTAAGGTGAGAGGGGCATGGCTGTACAACAGAAGCCTCCTCATTTCTGCCGTTTCTGTAATTCATTTATCATTGAACTGTACATTACTGGTACATATTACATTtaccattacattacattgcctTGTTGTATCATTACATTGTTATATACAATATTTAACAGTCGTTATATTTTGTATTAGTTTAACAATAATTAAGGAGCTTCCATTGATGCAAATGGTCGCCAGCACAAGGCTGGTCTGTGCTTTTTGCTGTGTGTATTCATCTTGCTGCTATCTAATCCACAGGTCCTGGAGATGATTGGCGGCCGCGCTGGCGAACTGCAGCCCGTCGCGCAGGGAGGCGGGCCCTCCCAGCCACCCCAGATGATCTCCATGCTGCTGAGGTCATGTGACTTCCAGCTGACTGAGAGCTGCCAGCAGGAGATCAGCAGCAAGCTGGGTCATGAGGCCAAGATCAAGGGCCCAAGTGAGAAAACTAAGATGGAGAACCCGTTCAACAGTGGCCCAGTAGCTCATATATGGTTATAGTCCATTTTAGGAACAGGCTGAGAGAGAACTTGCAGTATTAtacaatttttatttttataaaacaaaTGCTTGATTGACTAAATGAAAGGTTGTTCAGTGAATGAttgttatttagttttgtattgTGTGCATGACATTCAGATCACTTTAGCATTTAGCGGCTAGTTTGTGTCCCATTTTTCTCAGTTAATGAAATATGAACTTATCCCAAATGTTTCCCGTCTACTCTGTCTTGTCTTAGGTATTATGGGTCCCACTGGGGTACCCCTACCCACTCAGCAGCCCCCTCCGCCACCACCCAAAAACCCTGCCCGCCTCATGGCCCTCGCTCTGACGGAGAGCGCCAACAAAGCCCTGCGCCACGGGGCTTCACCCCCCTACCGCCCCCCGCAGCCCAAAACCCCCTCCGACACGGCCGACCCGCGCTTCCAAAGGTCGCTGTCGGCGGACGCGAGTGAACTGCTCTCCTCGGACCCCAACCAGCTGTACTCCACAGTGCGCcccctgtctgtgtggatgtccGAGGGAGACGGCACGAGCGCCGCTGAGCAGGCTGGTGAAGCAGACCAGGAGCAGGAGCCACGGTCTCCcccaggacaggtgtgtgtgtgtgtgtgtgtgtgtgtgtgtgtgtgtgtggaaagccATGATGAAAAGTAAATGAAGATTTGAATATATTGGAACGATAACTTCCTCTGAACTGTTTGTGTCATTCCTTCTGTTGTCCCCCTAATGTCTGCGTGTCTTTGTCTGACAGGACACTGGAACTCTCTCCTCCACTACTTCGGTGTCCGACTCGGGGGCGTCCAACTCTGAGCTGTCAGCCGGGAGCTCCTCGGGAGACGGAGACCAGACTCCCAGCCCCATCTACAAGAACCAGCAGCTGTCACCCCCGGCCCATGCGGCGGGTCCCCCTCCTTCCAAACCCAgcccctcctctgcctcctcctccgacGCCCCACCTCAGAGGAAACCCCCTGCGTACTCCCGCCAGTTCTCTGCcccccacctccagcagcagaaATCACCTGCTCCTGGGGGACTTTCCAAGCCCATCACCCCCCAGCCTCCCAACCCGACTCACTCCCACCTGCTGCACTCGCGCTCAGAGAGCTCCCCCTTGGCCCAGGTCCGTGCCTTCCAGCCCACTCGCCCCAAACTGCCCCCCAAGCCCCAGGATCTGGCTCCACAGCGGGGGCAACTCGCCAGGCCCGACCGGCAGGACTACTCCCGTCGCTCCCTGGATGCGGGCCGCGTCCGGCGCATGCTGAGCCAGCCGCAGGGCACCCCGCCAGGCCTGTCCCGGGCCTTTTCCGAACGGGTCGCCGGTACTTCTGACCTGCTTGCCCGCTACCATGCGGCCAGAACAGCTGGAcaaccccttccccctcccccgccacctcagcagcagcagcagcagccacctcCTGCTTACATTCGACCGGTACCCTCATCCTCTGAGGACCCAGGCAAGGTGGAGAACTTCTACTATGAGATTGGAGCTCCCGAGCATCCGCAGGCACCTCCTAGCTATGCGCGACACAGCTACATGAACATGCGGCTGGACCTGGAGGGGAACTACCGACCTGCACCCAACGACCCAGCTCTGAACCAGAGACCAATGTCTAGAGGACACCATCCCCAGGCCCCTGCCGGCGGTCCCGTTGGAAGGGCACCACAGCTGTGGTCGGCAGAAGCGACGCGAGCTTGGGCTGTGGCCCATTCCCATGCCCACTCCcagtccttctccttctcccacgGGCACTCCCACCAACAGAGGCTCCCCCAGGAGAGCCATGGTCCGCGCTCCCAGCGCCAGGCTTCGTCCTCTGTCAGACTCTCCCGCAGCGAGCTGCACCCCATCCCGATCACCAACACCACTGGCACACCCCTGTCTGTGCACCAGCGCAGCTCAGCGCGTTCCCAACGCTCCCCCTCGGGGGAAGTCACTACCCCCCAACTGCACCCCTACTTTGAGAATGGCAAGGTGTGCTACCGCTACGTGGAGACCCCCAAAGGTGACGAGCCTGCGGCCTCCTCTCAGCACGCCTCGGCCAAACCCCTCCACTCTCAGCCAACCCAGCCCTCCCCTCCGCAGGCTCACAAGCCTCCACCCAAGGAGCAGTGCCAGTCGGAGCCCGTTTACATCAACTTCCCCTTCGCCAGTCCCCAGAACGTCGCAGCCGGTACCAAAGGCTGGCTAACCACCGACCTGGACGGTAACGCCACTCAGGTGTCCGAACCTCTGGCTCCACCTCCTGAGCCTCCACCGGAGGAGATGCAGGagtcaccacaccacacccctcagCTAGACAGCCCCTCCCACAACTTTGAAAGCCCCACCCACAACAGCCTAATCCCAGATTCCCGCTCCCTGGACATTCCGCCTGTCTCGTCGTCAGCTGCCTCCCACTTCCGGAGTCGTTCGGATCCGCAGAATTCCATCGCAGAGAAAAGCCAGGGTCCCAGTCAGAGCCTGAGCGGGAAGGAGATTGCCTCATTGCTGATCGAGAAGctggcagaagaggagagggaagggggtgCCTGCACCGTCGCGTCATCCTCTGCCTCGTCCTCACCTCACGTAGAGCACCCACCAAACCCTTATGccagtcagcagcagcagcagcagcagcagcagccgcctcCAGCATACAACGTCTACACTCCGGCGCCGACCCGCCAGAGTTCCCTTCGAGACCCGACGGGAGCCTTCCACCGCCAGGACCCCCTACGCAGGTCCTCGAGTGGTCAGTACCGGCAGGCGTTCGACGTCATGCCGTCTGGTGACCAGGTTCTGAAATACTACCGCAGTCAGGACTTCATGCCGGGCCCCCAGGGGGAGgcccctaaccttaacccctACCCCCCACGGACTCATTATCCAGACTCGGCTTATCAACACCGCGGACCCCAGGACCCACGCCTTCCGTACGCGGGTTCCCCGCACGCTTCTACCCCGCCGTCGGCAGCCTTCTCCAACCTGGCCCTGGGGACTCCGAGAGGGTACGCGAATCAACCCGGGGGCTTCCAGTACAGCCAGTACCCTgtccagcccagcccacagTATTCCAACACGCCGCGGCGGGACGTGGTGATGGATCCGTCGCTCCGACCCCCGGCCTATCGCAACCAGAGGGGACTGGCCCGACAAGGCAGCATACCTGGGCCTAACTGGTCCATCCACACCGAGGGCCAGACCAGGAGCTACTGCTGAACGGGAAGTGAGGCTTACAAAAAGCACACAAGGCACCAGGAGCACCCTGGCCGGCCCACAGCAAAAGCTCATCTTCCTTATCAACCTTTAAGACAAGTGTGAGACAAGTGTTCCACGGGTGAAGGGAGCAGCTTTAAAACGCATCTATGCCTACAGCACTACAGGGACTCGTCAGCGTTAGACCGTGTCACGACTTTAGGACTTTGAAGAAAGGCTTTACGTATCTCTCCCCTGAGGTGTAACAACTACAGCATTGAGAGTGATGACATCCATCAGGACTGGCAGCATCAATCAATAAGGGCCTCCGTCCAGTCTTACCCTGttaaccaccccaccccccctgcaaATGGCCTGGGACCGCCCATCCATCCTCCCCCACGTTACTTTCCTGACCTCTCTCACTTGACCGGACCAATGAAAATGCGGATGTGGCATGAATGAGGACAGATCAAAGAAAAGAACCGTTAAGTGGCTTAGATTTGAAAACATTCCAGAACAGACTGTGCTTGCCCAGCAGAGGGCGTAGGAGAAGCGTGTAGCTGCTATGCTTTATAGTGGAGTATCAGGTATTCCTGCACACCTAGGTTTTGttgactttattttttttttcaggtgtaGGTCTCATTGGTTTTCAGTTACTGTATCTCTCGCACACTATAGCACAGTAAAAACTGTACAGGGAAGTCAGTTTAGTATTTTGTTTCCTTGAGGAGACAGAAACAAATATTCTTTCAAAAGCTGCTGGTAATTTTAATGGACTTTCAAGGCTTTTTTAACTATTTCTCCATTTGAATATTGTGCTTCGACATGTTTTCAGTAGTTTTGTTAATTGCTTTTTACATTTGTAATTTATTTTAAGTTTTTCATTGTGAAGAAGTCATGTAATATAGTTTTCTGGGtttgttttttggttttgttttgattggattctttttgggtggggggggggggggggtgaatgtGAATAAGTAGAATTTGTTCGTCTTTATCCCTGAaaagtgtgtaagagtgaaCGATTTGCGTGCAAGTGTGCGCGCAtttctaggtgtgtgtgggtgcacttgagcgcgcgtgtgtgtgtttgtgtcctaaCAGCTTCGTCTGCCTCAAGGTAAGCTACAAAAAGCACATTGTTAAGATATGTTGCTGAAGGAAAACACTGCCTTGTGTTAAAAGAAGGTGATCAGTCTAAGGACCACTCATGTTCGCCTCATGGTtcgaccagtgtgtgtgtgtgcgtgtgcgtgtgtgtgtgtgtgtgtgtgtgtgggaattgTTTCGTGGTGTCGTGATCTAAATCTACACATCCTTCAAGgatgtctttcttctctcaaaCAGCCCCTAACAATAATCAGTCTTACTATCCACTGCCATCCCCAATGCATTGTGGTCTGTAATCAGCATGGACGTCTGTATGGTCGATGGATAGTATTTTTTTACTAAACTTTCTTTACTGTTCCATTGCGGTACAGTGTTTCTCCTTGGTCACTGCATGAAAGTGTATGTGGAAAATCTTTGGAATTTGTATTCTTCAATGGTACTGGTATGAaggtagataaaaaaaaatttgagTAGCTTATAGCTATTTTCTTCAAAATAGACCACTTGATCTCTATATCTAAATGGTAAATGATAAGCAAGGAATGCCAGATAAATAAATCGGTCATAAAGTGATCCTGtccgtaaacaaaacatatgatgAAGTGCTTGTCAGACATGCACATCGTATATTTTTGTGCTTCCTTCCTTTTTGTCCctaaattgtttacaacaggtAACTTACTCTAAGAGGTAAGCTGCGCCTGGGTAGACATATTAGAACAGTTCAAATCATTTCTGCCCAGTGCTCAGCAACTCCCTACCATGACCTCGTTATTCCGTTCCCACCAATAGCACTGGAAAATGAAGGGGCTGCGTTGTGGTTTTCTTTgggtgcagaaaaaaaaaaacactaaggaTGAGAAAAGGAAATACATAAAAATTTGTATCGGTTGTTCTTGAATGACGGCTAGATGTGGTAGCTTTTGTTAGCACCCGGCAGTCACTCAGTTCTTTTGGTGCCTTTTCAGGAGGAACAATCAGTCATCTGGAAACTGAACAGTAAAACAAAGGTGTTGAGGCGTGGCTGTGATCTCATCGGCAGCCTGTGAGCAAAACGAACGAACGAAAGCAGCTATCTTTGATCACAGCACCAGAGGGCCAATGCCCTCGACCCCAGCACATCTGTTGTCTCTGAGAATCTCTGTTGACGGAAGACAGCGttgcacacttttttttgtacGATGTAACTTAACCCTTGGTCTTAGACTTGGGCTAATCGCTGTGATGGTCTGAAAGGTACACGGTAGAGCATGTATGTTGTCTTGACATATTTTCTTGGTACAATGTgagccttggtgtgtgtgtgtggcagggtggggtggggtgaggggtgtctgtgtccgtgtgaaTGCTCCTTCTGTTGGACTCATATCTATGCAGTGAAGTACATTGAGACGTTCTTTCAAGTTGGAAACATCCTCCTTTAAAATGGCTATACTacctaagtgtgtatgtgtgtgtgtgagagagacagactgtgtgtgtgtgtgtgtgtgtgtgtgtgtgtgtatgtgttggtgtatgaACGCACTGTAACCTGAACTTTCAGTCCAATGTTCTCCCTTCGGCCTTAGAGCACTTTGCAAAAAAGGCAGTTCATCTTATTTTGTAATATTTTCCAATGTGTGAATAAAAAGTTGATGGACACATCGATGACACAATCTTGTCATTGCCTCCTCTGTTTTGAACAGTCATTTTTTTAAGCTACTGCTGTGACCTATAAACTATGACCttgtattttatagtttgtAGTATAAACCACACTACACATTGTCTAATGCATCACAGTATCATCAGTTTCCCAGGATTCTTTTATCCTCAGAAACAGTAGCTGAAGGACAAACAAGCAGGACTGACATTGTGACTGATGTTCAAATTATGTTTTTCACCATTTTTCAGCTAAAGTCCTTTTCTTCATTTCCTGTCTACTTTGTAGGTGTGCTGCTAAATCCCTTTATCCCGTGAAGTGACACGGTTTCAACTCTATCCTCCATTATCTGCTGTAATTTGAGTGGATGGGATTTTATCCAACACCCAGTTGTTTAACCCGATTGTCCAGTTCCAGCTGGCAGATCTGTGTACACCCCAAAGTAGcccatgaaaacaaacatcattCGGCTCTCCGCAAGTCAAGACACCGTTCCGTGGTCACAAACAAGGTGTGTAGTAACGGTTCTACGTGCTGGGTGTGTCACAGAAAAAACAGACTATTTTAATGGAATTCAAGTTATAAAACATGTCAAGACATTTTCAGACATGTATTTAAAAGTTCCATAGAAATtttaatacatacaaatatattatTCATTCAATAATGGAATGCTCAAATTAAGTGGGCAAACTGTAAAATATAGGCCgaaatattattttaaatattcagAACAGAAATGACATCTGGTAAAGCAAAGCTGAAATAAAGGTCATATTGTTCTTAGGCAGGTTCGTTTTTAGGcgtaaataatacaaatacaagtaAACCGACAAATATAAAGCCATTGCCATACTATTCCATAACAAGAGATAAACATATGAAGACAAACTGTAACATGGTAATCATCCCATGCTCCGTGGCTGCAGAAGAAATCCCCTTTCTTCAAATCTTTAGGTAGTACACCATGGTCAACAGCATGAGCCAGAACTAAAATGGACAACACTCCATGTTAGTGTATGCAGTTATGTTCTGTGTGTCTAAATTAAACAGGAATGCCACCCAATATAACCAAGCTTATATTTaaaataagaagaaaaagaaacctgttgaaatgcaTTATTCAGTTTTGACATGCAATGATATTGATAAGACGCCATAAAAATTAATTTCCTGAGAACATCCCTCTATCCTTACATGTAGCCTAACTGAATCTCCACATACTGCGCACAGGTAATACACAAGGCTTTTACCACATGAACAAATCACCTGGTGAACTTGAATGAACTGAAGTGATACGGTATCATGTATTTaaacttaaaaataaatgtcaagACTGGTCAGACGTGCTTCAAAGCACTCTGAATAAATCCATGACATTTTGTAAAATGTACGGAGGTTCTTTCTGAGAATCCCCCTGTTGCTTAATAATACCATGTAATGATCAGTTAGATCAATTATTACTCATGTGTTTAGTTTTAGAAATATGATTTGATTTGTATCATATTAGAAGTGAGACAATTAACTGGTCAAGACAACTCaccatgaacatgaggacagagAAGCCATACCAACTCACAGACCACGTGTACAGACTGAACACCGACTCGATGTGATCAAAGCAGCCCTGAGGAATTAAAGGTCACATCATTTACTTGATCAATCAACAGAAAACTCTTCCCAACCTTTCCATACTTTTCCCAACTTTTCCAGACTCTTCCCAACTTTTCCAGACTCTTCCCAACTTTTCCAGACTCTTCCCAACTATTCCAGACTGGGTCACCACACGGATggagcacagaacagcacagcagtagcagcactACAGTAGCCTGTCTCACTGGATGTTGGTTGATGAAGATGGGACTTGTTGAAATGTCAGTGGCTGATAACAGAGCCCCTCTATTTTGTGATAACAGTGACAATATAAAGTCTGCTAGCTTGAATGTTCCGAAAAAGTAATGCTAACAAAAGCTTTAATAAGTTTTAATATCAGACCCAAACTGAAGGGTAAACAAAGTGCACAGAGTTGAACGTATTGTGACTCCAGCTGGGAGTCACATGAAATGTTTTGCTAATTAATTACtcattattattcattattacaaattatttatctttttaaccacTTGTGTGCCAAAGTGAGACCTATTCTGGTGCACTGCAGTCTCTCTGTACGAAATGTGACTTTCCAGTGGGGATTCTCCACAGGCTGTTCAACCCACCTTGGAGAACATGGTGCTGTTCAACCCACCTTGGAGAACAGGGTGCTGTTCAACCCACCTTGGAGAACAGGGTGCTGTTCAACCCTATCTTGCAGCCCTCCACATCTGCCACCTCATGGTTGCTGAGTCTCTTGCAGCACTGCTGGGGCCAGGGGTACTCTGTGCCAAACTCCGTCCGGAACGTGGAGTTGTAGTCTATCCAGTCCTGTGGACTGTCTGCTCCGCAACATCCAACCTGAAGGCaggagaagatgaagatgaagatgaaggaaGAGAAATGTGTCCAGTTCATCACATCTGTAGTATAATCCATGTTGCAGTGTGGAATAAGCATGAGGACAAAATTCGGAAAGATTTCATCATGATTCCCTAAAAAATGAATGGCCCTGTGGATACAGTGTCCCAGTTGAGATAGGATAAAGGAATGTCTTTACAGTACATGTACTTAGATCCCCAAGAACAGATCTGTTGTGCACTTTCAGTATTTAAGTAAGAAGTTATGTTTTTAGAAATTGCAAAGAATGAAAGCTAATTTGGTATAGTTGAAGGAAATCTGTGAATCTGAAAAGGGTCCTTAGGTCCCTAGCTGTGATAAGAATATAACTGAACTGATGATGGCCAGTAAAGACATCCGTTAGCTGACATATGACCCAGAGTCCTTCACCGCATACAGGTCACCAATTTCTCATGACAAGGCAAGAGTGTCCTGATTCCATGTTTCCCACACGCCACTCCTGTAAACCGGTTCTTTTACTAACACCGAAACAACTAGGCATGCTGTGTCAGGTCAATACAGAAGACACATAGGGTGGTATAATTGcactgacactgtgtgtgtgtgtgtgtgtgagagagagagggcgtgacacacacacaccctctctcacacacacacacattcacaacacagTACCTCAAAATCAAGAGGATTCAGTCAACTCTCAGAATGTACACACCCCAACTATTCAAGTTGTAAGGTGGCTAGTAACTGCTCACCTCACGCATCACCCTGTTCCAGGTCGCTGTGATCTGTTGCCCCGCAAAACTGTCATCGGCATAATATTTTAGCATCTGCTTCTTCACCAGGTTGCTGTTACCCACCAGCTATAATCAAAGGGGAGGATATGAGAGATTAAAACATGAAAGGAGGTGGCCCGACACAACTGTAGTTCTAAGGGCTGTAGATATCACTACGCACTTCAGAACGTAAACTACATCTCAGAAAGCTACAGAAGTTATGTCCTATCAGACCCTTCCCCAAAGTACTCACATAGTCTCTGTGGGTGGCTGCTGTGATGCAGGAAGCACATTCGAAGATGAAGATTATAAACATCAATATCAGGTACtgtcagaaaaagaaaaaccctcGCTCAGGTTAATTAAAAGATGGCTACACAACTGGTCTATGTGTTACGTGCTCTTTCCCAGGCACACATGAGAAGCATGACACACGTGTAAAAACTTCTCATTCATCTCTGTTTGGCATATGTCCTTACCAGTAGGACGAGGAGACGGCTATGCTTTACCACAGCCAAGATGCCAAATACAGTGGTGCAGAAGAAGGCAAAGCCTGTGAAAATGGCTATCCAAGCCCCAGCAAAGATATCATCCTTCCCTGAGACCCCCGATATTGGATACAGCTCATATCCATCCACTGCCACCCAAATGGCCAGGGCAAAAAGAGCAAGGCTTGCTGCCTGTTGGTGCGAATACAAATTATTAATTACAGTGTCAGTCGGAGTAAGTGGTGAGATAAGCTTTAGAAataatggagaaaaaaaggttATTACTAAGAGAAACTTCAAGATGTTATACAAGGAAACTTACAGCCCCAAATGAATttaaaagaatgagaaagaccATAAAGCAAGTGTTTCCTCCATCAGCCATGGTGGCAACGTGTGAGCCTCAAATGACCTATCTATGGAGAAAGTATAAGCAATGGCATTTTTTGAAATAGCATTTAATAAGGATAAGTATTGAGTCCACAACGTTGGTCCACGCCATTACTACACACAATGTTAAAGACAGCAAGCCAAAAAGGCGTCTGACCAATTCAAAAGTTACAATTATCTAATTAAGAGCTATGGAAGTAGGCTaatgttttgtgaaacaatATTAGGCTGCTTTAAATTCCTCTTGTGCTATAAAAGCAATTCTAAAAAGGGCATTTACAGCACAAGTTAAGAAAATGTTTAACGAAATGTAACATCATTCCTTACCTGCTCACGGCTCTCAAAGACCGCACCTGTCGCTCCCGCTACGCTCACTTCTTGTAGAGACTTGATCCAGTTGATGATAGGTGGATAACTATATGGTGACGTAAGTGTCCTCATATTTTCAGTGAACGAATATACCGTCACTGTATTCAGCTGCTTCTTAAAAAAATATAGACTTAATAG
The DNA window shown above is from Clupea harengus chromosome 11, Ch_v2.0.2, whole genome shotgun sequence and carries:
- the arhgap33 gene encoding rho GTPase-activating protein 33 isoform X3, coding for MCSPLTLEHSVMQRRDTVSGPQWVRKFAMFVRALSLSDMPGGLSLPVMQLSLPARSTDNLDSSGEPTTRSVGTTANLKGKMSKRLSVVKGHFPKLADCAHFHYENVDFSSIELQFAIEQTDASWTLGSAKDLVFLVQVSCQGKTWMVRRSYEEFRTLDAHLHQCIYDRRYSQLLPLPPLSEIGDKVEIFTPLLSEYLSRLSMVVDNKLNCGPVLTWMEIDNHGNRFLLKEEASLNVPAIAAAHVIKRYTAQASDEISIEVGDILSVIDMPPKEDTSWWRGKHGFQVGFFPSECVELINERPQTSKLEVDGVATKPGAGSAGEPSSPTSVSKKHGKLMGFLRTFMKSRPTKQKLKQRGILKERVFGCDLGEHLLNSGQDVPQVLKSCSEFLEKHGVVDGIYRHSGVSSNIQKLRHEFDSENVPDLTKELYMQDIHCVGSLCKLYFRELPNPLLTYQLYEKFADCMGEMTEDERMVKVHDVIQQLPPPHYRTLEYLIKHLALLATCSEETNMHIKNLAIVWAPNLLRSMEIEVVGLSGAADPFKEVRIQSVVVEFLLTNVDVLFSDSFTSVGRFTAAGRQSLTRPKSFVSTRLLSLEEAQARTQAPLLLQGAPLPFQGKFHTVLDLPEDRRKRGMKVRKSAGGSWKTFFAIGKPAGSGRRKPMRISSLFQPATSHAGVRVDSVTLRSAKSEESLSSQHSGAGPGKLQRLRRPRSSSDGLSLAASLDPQLLPQRPPSRLPSSRSYDSLLPEERRRVAEQEEEEEEDEDDGEEEDEDAVYMLPDFSQDPAAAWMAEDVIDFSPTFLEDGPVGLGGGASAVGGGRESPPAATPPPYRCLSHQGHSHSSSQRSVTEDPDSVLNQSEAGPRRSLILAATAPQTQVYCQHRPSAAAAGPTHLAEPGGSPSHSQTPSAAGSAPTAPPPQERRSFTRKMVHALSPKAPKSPPLDISDPIAISVPAKVLEMIGGRAGELQPVAQGGGPSQPPQMISMLLRSCDFQLTESCQQEISSKLGHEAKIKGPSIMGPTGVPLPTQQPPPPPPKNPARLMALALTESANKALRHGASPPYRPPQPKTPSDTADPRFQRSLSADASELLSSDPNQLYSTVRPLSVWMSEGDGTSAAEQAGEADQEQEPRSPPGQDTGTLSSTTSVSDSGASNSELSAGSSSGDGDQTPSPIYKNQQLSPPAHAAGPPPSKPSPSSASSSDAPPQRKPPAYSRQFSAPHLQQQKSPAPGGLSKPITPQPPNPTHSHLLHSRSESSPLAQVRAFQPTRPKLPPKPQDLAPQRGQLARPDRQDYSRRSLDAGRVRRMLSQPQGTPPGLSRAFSERVAGTSDLLARYHAARTAGQPLPPPPPPQQQQQQPPPAYIRPVPSSSEDPGKVENFYYEIGAPEHPQAPPSYARHSYMNMRLDLEGNYRPAPNDPALNQRPMSRGHHPQAPAGGPVGRAPQLWSAEATRAWAVAHSHAHSQSFSFSHGHSHQQRLPQESHGPRSQRQASSSVRLSRSELHPIPITNTTGTPLSVHQRSSARSQRSPSGEVTTPQLHPYFENGKVCYRYVETPKGDEPAASSQHASAKPLHSQPTQPSPPQAHKPPPKEQCQSEPVYINFPFASPQNVAAGTKGWLTTDLDGNATQVSEPLAPPPEPPPEEMQESPHHTPQLDSPSHNFESPTHNSLIPDSRSLDIPPVSSSAASHFRSRSDPQNSIAEKSQGPSQSLSGKEIASLLIEKLAEEEREGGACTVASSSASSSPHVEHPPNPYASQQQQQQQQQPPPAYNVYTPAPTRQSSLRDPTGAFHRQDPLRRSSSGQYRQAFDVMPSGDQVLKYYRSQDFMPGPQGEAPNLNPYPPRTHYPDSAYQHRGPQDPRLPYAGSPHASTPPSAAFSNLALGTPRGYANQPGGFQYSQYPVQPSPQYSNTPRRDVVMDPSLRPPAYRNQRGLARQGSIPGPNWSIHTEGQTRSYC